In the Ruminococcus sp. OA3 genome, one interval contains:
- a CDS encoding LacI family DNA-binding transcriptional regulator translates to MKVTIRDIAKMAGTSPSSVSLVLNSKPGVRMEMRKQIEHLLLENGYTLKNQPERSPDKRNICFVYYKSTNWIANRKDNFLIRVLDGVERACSRYNCSISIINANYDNVSRVLREIKREQSDGIIFLGTEFAHRADKIMVPKDVPFVCIDRYFEEEPINTVNIDNLGSLHAAIRYLMQLGHRRIGYLTSDLESGALEHRKRSFFEAMERLGLEVKPEYVVYLNMLREEAEKSLESYIRNQSELPTAFLACNDVMAIAAIGIFQRFGYRVPQDISVIGFDDSGICDMIVPGLTTIHADLERMGELAVERLQMMIPGQDRQEILKVTVGTKLIHRETAGPAENVK, encoded by the coding sequence ATGAAGGTCACGATAAGAGACATTGCAAAAATGGCAGGCACATCCCCGTCATCCGTCTCCCTGGTACTGAACAGCAAACCAGGAGTACGTATGGAAATGCGGAAACAGATCGAACATCTGCTGCTGGAAAACGGATATACGCTGAAAAATCAGCCGGAGCGTTCTCCTGATAAGAGAAATATATGTTTTGTCTATTACAAAAGTACAAACTGGATCGCAAACCGGAAAGACAACTTTCTGATCAGGGTCCTGGACGGCGTTGAGCGGGCATGCTCCAGATACAATTGTTCCATATCCATTATCAACGCTAATTATGACAATGTGAGCAGGGTGCTGAGGGAGATTAAAAGGGAGCAGTCGGACGGGATCATCTTCCTGGGAACTGAGTTTGCACATCGTGCGGATAAGATCATGGTTCCCAAAGATGTACCCTTTGTGTGCATTGACCGCTATTTTGAGGAGGAACCGATCAATACGGTCAATATCGACAACCTCGGAAGCCTGCACGCCGCGATCCGTTATCTGATGCAGCTTGGACACCGGAGGATCGGATACCTGACAAGCGATCTGGAATCCGGAGCGCTGGAGCACAGAAAGCGAAGCTTTTTCGAGGCCATGGAGCGGCTGGGGCTGGAAGTAAAACCGGAGTATGTGGTGTATCTGAACATGCTGCGGGAAGAGGCGGAAAAAAGCCTGGAATCTTATATCAGAAATCAGTCCGAACTTCCGACGGCATTTCTGGCCTGCAACGATGTGATGGCGATCGCCGCGATCGGGATCTTTCAGCGGTTCGGATACCGCGTTCCGCAGGATATTTCGGTGATCGGATTCGATGATTCCGGAATCTGCGATATGATCGTCCCGGGTCTGACGACGATCCATGCGGATCTGGAACGGATGGGCGAGCTGGCCGTCGAACGGCTGCAGATGATGATACCGGGACAGGACCGGCAGGAAATATTGAAAGTGACAGTGGGGACAAAGCTGATCCATAGAGAGACTGCCGGACCGGCAGAGAATGTAAAATGA
- a CDS encoding sugar phosphate isomerase/epimerase family protein: MNGFQLGICMWGFPMQGPTGVRMAAEIGFAGAEIDLGPYENGYPLSNPRIQNEYRNVSRDFGIAITSIAVELLNCYGLTNPLDTRKGMIAMEGCQRAIDAAAQMEVPVVQLPSFNDGAILDEEGFLNTCEKIRLLCEYAEGAGVILATENALSIGDSLRMMEEVNCSGFKMMFDTQNYFLAGVSDTAEYLRELAPYVVQIHLKDGYHRKLSSALLGTGESGFMETAAVIRETACSEWLLLENYYNQEPLSRLDADQFEIVKKDMEIVKRIFEL; the protein is encoded by the coding sequence ATGAATGGATTTCAACTGGGAATCTGCATGTGGGGGTTTCCTATGCAGGGACCGACCGGAGTGCGGATGGCGGCGGAAATAGGATTTGCGGGCGCGGAGATCGATCTGGGACCGTATGAGAACGGATACCCGCTGTCGAATCCACGGATTCAAAATGAATACCGGAACGTGAGCCGGGATTTTGGGATTGCGATCACATCGATCGCGGTTGAGCTTCTAAACTGTTACGGCCTCACCAATCCACTGGACACCAGAAAGGGAATGATCGCCATGGAGGGGTGTCAGCGTGCGATCGATGCGGCGGCGCAGATGGAGGTTCCTGTGGTCCAGCTTCCCAGTTTCAACGACGGGGCGATCCTGGACGAGGAGGGATTTCTGAACACATGCGAAAAGATCCGGCTGCTGTGCGAATATGCGGAGGGTGCGGGGGTTATCCTTGCGACAGAAAACGCACTCTCCATTGGCGACAGCCTGCGGATGATGGAGGAAGTAAACTGCAGTGGCTTTAAGATGATGTTTGACACACAGAATTATTTTCTTGCCGGGGTATCCGACACGGCAGAGTATCTGAGGGAACTGGCCCCCTATGTGGTGCAGATTCATCTGAAAGACGGATACCACCGCAAGCTGAGCAGTGCGCTTCTCGGGACAGGTGAGAGCGGATTTATGGAGACGGCGGCGGTGATCCGGGAGACAGCGTGCAGTGAATGGCTGCTTCTGGAGAATTATTACAATCAGGAGCCTTTGAGCCGGCTGGATGCGGATCAGTTTGAAATTGTGAAAAAAGATATGGAGATTGTAAAACGAATATTTGAATTGTGA
- a CDS encoding insulinase family protein, translating to MKFEELKAYTVLSEEDIQDIGSRGYLLVHNKSQARVMLLENEDDNKVFNIAFRTPPADSTGVAHILEHSVLCGSRQFPLKDPFVELVKGSLNTFLNAMTYPDKTMYPVASCNDQDFKNLMHVYLDAVFYPNIYEKEEIFRQEGWHYELRDEESPLCYNGVVYNEMKGAFSSPEEMMDREIFNTLFPDTAYGVESGGDPEHIPELTYEQFLDFHRKYYHPSNSYIYLYGDMDMAERLEWLDREYLSAFEASVPDSAVQYQKAFDAPVERRLYYPIADHESEEENAYLTWNVVVGDSLDVELNMAFQILEYALLSAPGAPLRQALLDAKIGKDIMGSYEDGILQPFFSVVAKNARTEDRERFLELIRTTLRQLADEGINRKALEAGINYFEFRFREADYASYPKGLMYGLDVFDSWLYDDEKPFAYLHQLNVFASLKEKIKTGYFESLLREYLLENPHSAIVVVEPKKGLAKEMEQKTTERLAAHKASLSAQEIQELISRTEALEEYQSAEETAEALAAIPMLTRSDIGREAAKLYNELRTLSGMPVLFHNLPTNQIGYLTLLFDTKGVPRRLVPYMGLLKSVLGYVDTKQFSYAELFNEINANSGGILCGIHILTKADDIQSCIGLFGVKAKCLYSQLGFVFEMIAEILTSSKLDDEKRLYEIIAQQKSRMQMSIPSSGHASAVSRVTSYYSASGCMQEEISGIGYYKFIEGLEAQFETLKDTVITNLKELMKFLFRPENMMINYTADEEGYQMLEQSVPDFSQILCTDPVAEDPFTFTPHQSNEGFKTSGQVQYVAKGGNFRKDGYSYTGSLQILKLILSYDYLWTNIRVKGGAYGCMSAFKRTGESYFVSYRDPNLDKTLSVFDGTPEYLKSFTADEHEMTKYIIGTISGLDTPLTPQGKGMLSFNAFFSGITEEDLQKERDEILSAGVQDIRNLAEIVESVLSQNNICVIGSEAAIDENENKFFVTRHLIGDNTAETT from the coding sequence ATGAAATTTGAGGAATTAAAGGCATATACCGTACTGTCCGAGGAAGACATTCAGGATATAGGCTCCAGAGGTTACCTTCTGGTGCATAATAAAAGCCAGGCCCGGGTGATGCTTCTTGAAAATGAAGATGATAACAAAGTATTTAATATTGCATTTCGCACACCTCCGGCAGACAGCACCGGCGTGGCACACATTCTGGAGCACAGCGTACTGTGCGGTTCAAGGCAATTTCCGCTGAAGGACCCGTTTGTCGAGTTGGTCAAGGGTTCTTTGAATACCTTTTTAAATGCCATGACATATCCGGATAAAACGATGTACCCGGTAGCCAGCTGCAATGATCAGGATTTTAAAAACCTGATGCACGTGTATCTGGATGCCGTTTTTTATCCAAACATTTATGAGAAAGAAGAGATTTTCCGCCAGGAGGGCTGGCACTATGAGCTGCGGGACGAAGAAAGCCCGCTGTGCTACAACGGTGTTGTATATAATGAGATGAAAGGTGCGTTTTCTTCACCAGAGGAGATGATGGACCGTGAGATTTTCAATACGCTGTTTCCTGATACAGCTTACGGGGTAGAATCAGGCGGGGATCCGGAACACATTCCGGAGCTGACGTACGAACAGTTTCTGGACTTTCACAGAAAATACTATCATCCGTCAAACAGTTATATCTATCTGTACGGTGATATGGATATGGCTGAACGCCTGGAGTGGCTGGACAGGGAGTACCTGAGTGCCTTTGAGGCGTCTGTGCCGGATTCTGCCGTCCAGTATCAGAAGGCATTTGACGCGCCGGTGGAGCGCAGACTGTATTATCCGATCGCGGATCATGAATCGGAGGAGGAAAATGCCTACCTGACCTGGAATGTGGTGGTCGGCGACAGTCTGGATGTGGAGCTGAACATGGCGTTTCAGATTCTGGAATATGCGCTGCTCTCGGCTCCGGGAGCTCCGCTCCGGCAGGCGCTGCTGGACGCGAAGATCGGGAAAGATATCATGGGTTCCTATGAAGACGGAATCCTACAGCCATTTTTTTCCGTCGTTGCAAAGAACGCCAGGACGGAAGACCGTGAGCGGTTTCTTGAGCTCATCCGCACAACGCTTCGGCAGCTGGCAGATGAGGGGATCAACCGAAAGGCACTGGAAGCGGGGATCAATTACTTTGAATTCCGCTTTCGGGAGGCGGATTATGCATCCTATCCAAAAGGACTGATGTATGGTCTTGATGTGTTTGACAGCTGGCTCTATGATGATGAAAAACCATTTGCCTATCTGCATCAGCTGAATGTTTTTGCATCTCTGAAAGAAAAAATAAAAACCGGTTATTTTGAAAGTCTGCTCAGGGAATATCTTCTGGAAAATCCGCATTCAGCGATCGTTGTCGTTGAGCCGAAAAAGGGACTGGCAAAGGAAATGGAACAGAAGACAACAGAGAGGCTGGCTGCCCATAAGGCGTCGCTGTCCGCACAGGAGATACAGGAGCTGATCAGCCGGACAGAAGCGCTGGAAGAATATCAGTCGGCGGAAGAGACGGCGGAGGCACTGGCTGCGATCCCGATGCTTACACGCAGTGATATCGGGCGGGAGGCAGCGAAGCTGTACAATGAGCTGCGCACACTTTCCGGAATGCCGGTGCTGTTCCATAATCTTCCGACCAACCAGATCGGTTATCTGACCCTGTTATTTGACACAAAAGGGGTTCCGCGCAGGCTCGTTCCCTATATGGGACTGCTGAAGTCCGTGCTGGGATATGTCGATACGAAACAGTTTTCTTATGCGGAATTATTTAATGAGATCAACGCCAACTCCGGCGGGATTCTGTGCGGGATCCATATTCTGACGAAAGCGGATGATATTCAGTCCTGTATCGGACTGTTCGGCGTCAAGGCAAAATGCCTCTATTCACAGTTGGGATTTGTGTTTGAAATGATTGCAGAAATTTTGACTTCGTCGAAACTGGATGATGAGAAACGGCTGTACGAGATCATCGCGCAGCAGAAATCGAGGATGCAGATGTCGATTCCAAGTTCCGGACATGCATCTGCGGTATCGCGTGTGACATCCTATTACTCGGCGAGTGGCTGCATGCAGGAGGAGATCAGCGGCATCGGATATTATAAATTTATTGAAGGACTGGAAGCGCAGTTTGAGACGCTAAAAGATACTGTTATCACAAACCTGAAAGAACTGATGAAATTTCTGTTCCGCCCGGAGAATATGATGATTAATTATACGGCAGATGAAGAGGGTTATCAGATGCTGGAACAGTCTGTACCGGATTTCTCACAGATACTGTGTACGGATCCGGTCGCTGAAGATCCGTTTACCTTTACACCACACCAGAGCAATGAAGGCTTTAAGACTTCCGGACAGGTGCAGTATGTGGCGAAGGGCGGAAATTTCAGAAAAGACGGTTACTCCTATACGGGGAGCCTGCAGATTCTGAAGCTGATCCTGAGTTATGATTATCTGTGGACGAATATCCGTGTGAAAGGCGGCGCGTACGGCTGTATGAGCGCTTTCAAGCGAACAGGGGAAAGCTATTTTGTATCTTACCGGGATCCGAATCTGGACAAGACCCTGTCCGTCTTTGATGGAACGCCAGAGTATCTGAAAAGCTTTACCGCGGATGAACACGAGATGACTAAGTATATCATTGGGACGATCAGCGGGCTGGATACGCCGCTCACGCCGCAGGGAAAAGGAATGCTGTCCTTCAATGCGTTTTTCTCGGGAATCACTGAAGAAGATCTGCAGAAAGAAAGAGATGAGATACTGAGTGCGGGGGTCCAGGATATTCGGAACCTGGCAGAAATTGTGGAGTCTGTGCTCTCACAGAATAATATCTGTGTGATCGGAAGTGAAGCGGCGATTGATGAAAATGAGAATAAATTCTTTGTGACCAGGCATTTGATCGGAGATAACACAGCAGAGACAACATAA
- a CDS encoding glycine--tRNA ligase, giving the protein MEKTMDKIVALAKSRGFVYPGSEIYGGLANTWDYGNLGVELKNNVKRAWWKKFIMENPYNVGVDCAILMNPQTWVASGHLGGFSDPLMDCRECHERFRADQIIENFSAEHGIELKTSVDAWSQEEMRTFIDEHQIPCPTCGKHNFTDIRQFNLMFKTFQGVTEDAKNTVYLRPETAQGIFVNFKNVQRTSRKKIPFGIGQIGKSFRNEITPGNFTFRTREFEQMELEFFCEPDTDLEWFAYWKQFCLDWLKELGLKEEEIRVRDHDKEELSFYSKATTDVEFMFPFGWGELWGIADRTDYDLTQHQNTSGQDMTYFDDEKKIKYVPYVIEPSLGADRMVLAFLCSAYDEEVLDAEKNDVRTVLHFHPALAPVKIGVLPLSKKLNDGALKVFEMLSREYNCEFDDRGNIGKRYRRQDEIGTPFCVTYDFDSEEDGAVTVRDRDTMEQERVKIEDLERYMAEKFRF; this is encoded by the coding sequence ATGGAAAAAACAATGGACAAAATCGTTGCTCTGGCAAAGTCGAGAGGATTCGTCTATCCGGGATCCGAGATCTATGGAGGACTTGCCAATACCTGGGATTATGGAAATCTCGGTGTGGAACTGAAAAACAATGTGAAGCGGGCGTGGTGGAAAAAATTCATCATGGAAAACCCATACAATGTCGGTGTTGACTGTGCGATCCTGATGAATCCGCAGACATGGGTGGCATCAGGACATCTGGGCGGTTTCTCTGATCCGCTGATGGACTGCCGTGAATGCCATGAGCGTTTCCGTGCAGACCAGATCATCGAGAACTTCAGCGCCGAACACGGAATCGAGCTGAAGACTTCCGTTGACGCGTGGTCACAGGAGGAGATGCGCACATTCATCGACGAGCACCAGATTCCATGTCCGACGTGCGGCAAGCATAACTTTACAGATATCCGTCAGTTCAACCTGATGTTCAAGACATTCCAGGGAGTGACAGAGGATGCCAAGAATACCGTTTATCTGAGACCGGAGACGGCGCAGGGCATCTTTGTAAACTTTAAAAATGTACAGCGCACCTCGAGAAAGAAGATTCCGTTCGGAATCGGCCAGATCGGAAAATCCTTCCGAAATGAGATCACACCGGGCAACTTTACCTTCCGTACCCGCGAGTTCGAACAGATGGAGCTGGAATTCTTCTGCGAACCGGATACCGATCTGGAATGGTTCGCCTACTGGAAACAGTTCTGCCTCGACTGGCTGAAAGAGCTGGGGCTGAAAGAAGAGGAGATCCGCGTCAGAGACCATGACAAGGAAGAGCTCAGCTTCTACAGCAAGGCGACGACGGACGTGGAGTTTATGTTCCCGTTCGGCTGGGGCGAACTGTGGGGAATCGCAGACCGTACCGACTATGACCTGACACAGCACCAGAACACATCCGGACAGGATATGACGTACTTTGATGATGAGAAGAAGATCAAATACGTCCCATACGTGATCGAGCCGTCGCTCGGCGCGGACCGCATGGTACTGGCCTTCCTCTGCAGCGCGTACGATGAGGAAGTTCTGGATGCTGAGAAAAACGACGTGCGCACGGTGCTTCATTTCCACCCGGCGCTGGCGCCTGTGAAGATCGGTGTGCTCCCGCTGTCCAAAAAGTTAAATGACGGCGCACTGAAGGTATTTGAGATGCTGTCGAGAGAATATAACTGTGAATTCGATGACCGCGGGAATATCGGAAAACGCTACCGCCGCCAGGATGAGATCGGAACTCCGTTCTGCGTGACATACGATTTCGATTCTGAGGAAGACGGGGCGGTAACCGTCCGCGACCGTGATACAATGGAACAGGAACGCGTGAAGATCGAAGATCTGGAGCGCTATATGGCGGAGAAGTTCCGTTTTTAA
- a CDS encoding 6-phosphofructokinase, which translates to MMAQRNIVVGQSGGPTAVINSSLAGVVAAAKDLGYDKIYGMHHGIQGFLNEDLVDISEYVKDKNDIELLKRTPSAFLGSCRFKLPKIEGNEEIYDKIFEIMEKNEIECLFYIGGNDSMDTIKMLSDYAELKGKKQRFMGVPKTIDNDLPITDHTPGYGSAAKYIAASLKEVIRDNSSFGIEKPTVVVVEIMGRHAGWLTAAAALSRGEDCEGPDMIYLPEADFDLDDFMARVKKLSEEKSSVVIAVSEGIKLADGRFVCELGSASDYVDAFGHKQLSGCAVVLTNKIQSELGLKSRAIEYSTLQRAATHLASLTDINEAFTVGYLACKAADEGKTGMMVTIEVVNRDPYEVAYNIYDIHAIANVERPVPAEWIVNNGTDVSEEYVKYARPLIMGELTPMMVEGLPRHLVLNKSTYRK; encoded by the coding sequence ATTATGGCACAGAGAAATATCGTTGTAGGTCAGTCCGGCGGACCGACTGCTGTTATCAATTCCAGTCTTGCAGGTGTAGTTGCGGCTGCCAAAGATCTTGGTTATGACAAAATCTATGGTATGCATCACGGAATCCAGGGATTCCTGAACGAAGATCTGGTTGATATCTCTGAATATGTAAAAGATAAAAATGACATTGAGCTTCTGAAGAGAACACCTTCCGCATTCCTCGGATCCTGCCGTTTCAAGCTTCCGAAAATTGAAGGAAATGAAGAAATCTATGACAAGATTTTTGAGATCATGGAAAAAAATGAAATTGAATGTCTGTTCTACATTGGCGGAAATGATTCCATGGATACGATCAAAATGCTGTCTGACTATGCGGAATTAAAAGGCAAAAAGCAGAGATTCATGGGTGTTCCGAAGACGATCGACAATGATTTGCCGATCACTGACCATACACCGGGATACGGTTCCGCAGCTAAATATATCGCAGCTTCCTTAAAAGAAGTGATCCGTGACAATTCCAGCTTCGGTATCGAAAAACCAACTGTGGTTGTAGTTGAGATCATGGGACGACATGCGGGATGGCTGACAGCTGCAGCTGCTCTTTCAAGAGGAGAAGACTGTGAAGGACCTGATATGATCTACCTTCCGGAAGCAGATTTTGACCTGGATGATTTCATGGCAAGAGTGAAAAAACTCTCTGAAGAGAAGAGTTCTGTTGTGATTGCTGTATCCGAAGGTATCAAACTGGCTGACGGACGTTTCGTATGCGAACTTGGTTCCGCATCTGACTATGTGGATGCGTTTGGACATAAACAGCTGTCCGGATGTGCAGTTGTGCTGACAAATAAGATCCAGTCTGAACTGGGCCTGAAATCTCGTGCCATCGAATACTCAACACTGCAGAGAGCAGCTACTCATCTGGCATCCCTGACAGATATCAACGAAGCATTTACCGTTGGATACCTGGCATGCAAGGCAGCTGATGAAGGCAAGACGGGCATGATGGTGACAATCGAAGTTGTAAACCGTGACCCATATGAAGTAGCTTACAATATCTACGATATCCATGCGATTGCAAACGTAGAGAGACCGGTACCGGCTGAGTGGATCGTAAACAATGGTACGGATGTAAGCGAGGAATATGTGAAATATGCGCGTCCGCTGATCATGGGCGAGCTGACACCAATGATGGTGGAAGGTCTTCCAAGACACCTTGTTTTAAACAAATCTACTTACAGAAAATAA
- a CDS encoding DUF4352 domain-containing protein, which yields MRRKKLLLTVSLAGLLMFAAYGCSSKENADESKENTPAAEATSEADPTKAPEKEGKDDAADLKDTGDSTDAKDAPGDDSVDQTPVEEIQGEGMTDTTVPDLDSIESAPTEREYSVTGQSGAEQYTLRIDGISTTDERDSNNPSNPENVAVIDYTYKNSSSEALLVDDMSFKLVVGDTVCTPYYSGSLDSAELVDEGESCSAQIAFEVGKDFREGSLVYTDAQTQEEIQFDIKLK from the coding sequence ATGAGGAGAAAAAAATTATTATTAACAGTCTCACTCGCTGGTCTTCTGATGTTCGCGGCATATGGCTGCAGTTCAAAAGAAAATGCAGATGAGTCAAAAGAAAATACACCGGCGGCAGAGGCGACCAGTGAAGCTGATCCGACGAAAGCCCCCGAAAAAGAGGGAAAAGACGATGCTGCTGATCTAAAAGATACCGGAGACAGCACCGATGCGAAAGATGCCCCCGGTGATGACAGCGTCGATCAGACACCCGTCGAAGAGATCCAGGGAGAGGGAATGACCGATACGACAGTTCCTGATCTGGATTCCATAGAGTCAGCACCGACCGAACGGGAGTATTCCGTCACCGGCCAGTCCGGAGCCGAGCAGTATACACTGAGAATTGACGGTATATCTACAACGGATGAACGCGACTCCAACAACCCGAGCAATCCGGAAAATGTTGCAGTCATCGATTATACTTATAAAAACAGCTCTTCAGAAGCACTTCTGGTCGACGATATGAGCTTCAAATTGGTGGTTGGCGATACAGTATGTACTCCGTACTACTCCGGCTCTCTTGACTCTGCCGAACTGGTTGATGAAGGGGAATCCTGCTCCGCTCAGATCGCCTTTGAAGTCGGAAAAGATTTCAGGGAAGGTTCTCTGGTGTACACGGATGCCCAGACCCAGGAAGAGATTCAGTTTGACATTAAATTAAAATGA
- a CDS encoding alcohol dehydrogenase catalytic domain-containing protein — MDKMLAAVFKGNGVLELEERKMPKIEKPTDVRVKVTAAGICGSDLHVLHVPPAQYAKPGTVMGHEFYGVVDAIGDEVTQFAPGDTVVVDNIEKCHVCDYCRRGMDNLCPDAEIYGQTKPGGFAQYAVIPQAQLFHMPASVQPELAAQTEPLSCVMNGMRKINPMPSQRVLLYGAGPIGLTFIKVLKLYGVKQLAVCEMAEERRAWAQKCGADLVIDPSGKPVGETVMRKWGGLFDIVIDAVGAGAVFGEAVRLLNAGGKLLIFGQNANAVSQVPPAVITRNELTVMGTYCAHNTFPHAIDLLQDKRLGLEEIVSHKLELKDILTGIQLLREQKACRVVIYPNGIV; from the coding sequence ATGGATAAGATGTTGGCGGCGGTATTTAAGGGAAACGGTGTGCTTGAGCTGGAGGAACGTAAGATGCCAAAGATCGAAAAGCCCACGGATGTGCGAGTGAAAGTGACGGCGGCGGGAATCTGCGGCAGTGATCTGCACGTGCTGCATGTTCCCCCGGCACAGTACGCGAAGCCCGGGACTGTGATGGGGCATGAATTCTATGGAGTCGTGGATGCCATCGGCGATGAAGTCACGCAGTTTGCGCCGGGTGACACGGTCGTGGTAGATAATATTGAAAAATGTCATGTCTGTGATTACTGCAGGCGGGGAATGGATAATCTGTGTCCGGATGCCGAAATTTACGGTCAGACGAAGCCGGGGGGATTCGCGCAGTATGCCGTCATTCCACAGGCTCAGCTGTTTCATATGCCTGCATCGGTGCAGCCGGAGCTGGCGGCGCAGACCGAACCGCTGTCGTGTGTCATGAACGGCATGAGAAAAATAAATCCCATGCCGTCACAGCGCGTGCTGCTGTACGGTGCAGGACCGATTGGCCTGACGTTTATCAAAGTATTGAAACTGTACGGCGTAAAACAGCTGGCGGTCTGCGAGATGGCAGAAGAGCGGAGGGCGTGGGCCCAAAAATGCGGAGCCGATCTGGTGATCGACCCGTCCGGGAAACCAGTCGGCGAGACGGTGATGAGGAAATGGGGCGGCCTGTTTGACATCGTGATCGATGCGGTGGGTGCCGGAGCGGTCTTCGGTGAGGCGGTCCGGCTTCTGAATGCCGGAGGAAAACTGCTGATCTTCGGCCAGAACGCGAATGCGGTCTCACAGGTACCTCCCGCGGTGATCACGCGCAATGAGCTGACCGTGATGGGAACGTACTGTGCGCACAATACGTTTCCGCATGCGATCGACCTGCTTCAGGACAAAAGGCTGGGGCTGGAGGAGATCGTAAGTCATAAGCTGGAGTTAAAGGATATTCTGACGGGCATACAGCTTCTGCGCGAGCAGAAGGCGTGCCGGGTGGTCATTTATCCGAACGGCATCGTATAA
- the recO gene encoding DNA repair protein RecO — translation MSGPVTVNGVVLLAAPVGEYDKRVVLLTRERGKITAFARGARKSTSALLAAANPFVFAAFSVYEGRSAYSLVAAEVSHHFTELAREQPGVYYGFYFLEFLDYYGREGVDAAAMVNLLYAALRSLENPKIPNPLVRRVFELKLMTLNGEYPQVFECVRCGSKEDLATFSLGKSGVLCTECCREDKAGVPVSASLLYTMQYVIASPIGKLYSFTVTDEVLREFERLMDRYVELYTDKKFKSLEILKMMC, via the coding sequence ATGAGCGGACCGGTAACTGTGAACGGCGTTGTCCTCCTGGCAGCGCCGGTGGGGGAATATGATAAGCGAGTTGTGCTGCTGACCAGGGAGCGCGGAAAGATCACAGCATTTGCACGCGGGGCGCGGAAAAGCACCAGTGCACTTCTGGCAGCGGCCAATCCATTTGTATTTGCTGCGTTCAGCGTATATGAAGGGCGCAGTGCATACAGCCTGGTTGCGGCTGAGGTTTCACACCATTTCACGGAGCTGGCCAGGGAACAGCCGGGTGTGTATTATGGATTCTATTTTCTTGAGTTTCTGGATTATTACGGTCGCGAGGGTGTTGACGCTGCCGCGATGGTGAATCTGCTGTACGCTGCGCTTCGCAGCCTTGAAAATCCGAAGATACCGAACCCGCTGGTGAGGCGGGTTTTTGAGCTGAAGCTGATGACCCTGAACGGTGAGTATCCGCAGGTTTTTGAGTGTGTTCGCTGCGGGAGTAAGGAAGATCTTGCGACATTCAGCTTAGGGAAGAGCGGAGTGCTCTGCACGGAATGCTGCCGGGAAGACAAGGCAGGCGTGCCGGTGAGCGCATCGCTCCTGTATACGATGCAGTATGTGATCGCTTCGCCCATCGGTAAACTGTACAGTTTTACCGTGACGGATGAGGTCCTGCGGGAATTTGAACGGCTGATGGACCGGTATGTTGAGCTCTATACGGATAAAAAGTTTAAAAGTCTTGAAATACTGAAAATGATGTGTTGA
- the era gene encoding GTPase Era — translation MNEHYKSGFVAIIGRPNVGKSTLMNQLIGQKIAITSKKPQTTRNRIQTVYSCEQGQIVFLDTPGIHKAKNKLGEYMVNVAQRTLKEVDVILWLVEPSTFIGAGEKHIAAQLAGLNLPVILVINKVDTVPKEEVLLFIDAYRKLYEFDEIIPASALRGQNTGDIIDSIFKYLPYGPQYFDEDVVTDQPMRQIVAEVIREKALHALDEEIPHGIAVSIDLMKERRKGNITDIEATIVCERESHKGIIIGKQGAMLKKIGTNARYEIEQMIEGKVNLKLWVKVKKDWRDSDFLMKNFGYDKKER, via the coding sequence ATGAACGAACATTACAAATCCGGTTTTGTGGCGATTATCGGGCGACCGAATGTCGGCAAGTCAACGCTGATGAATCAGCTGATCGGGCAGAAGATTGCAATTACATCCAAGAAGCCGCAGACCACCCGCAACCGCATCCAGACGGTCTACAGCTGCGAGCAGGGACAGATCGTGTTCCTGGACACACCGGGGATCCACAAGGCGAAGAACAAACTGGGTGAATATATGGTCAATGTGGCACAGCGCACGCTGAAAGAAGTGGATGTAATCCTCTGGCTCGTGGAGCCGTCGACGTTCATCGGAGCGGGGGAAAAGCATATCGCCGCGCAGCTTGCGGGGCTGAATCTTCCGGTGATCCTGGTGATCAATAAGGTGGACACGGTGCCGAAGGAAGAGGTGCTTCTGTTCATCGATGCTTATCGGAAGCTGTATGAATTTGACGAGATCATTCCGGCTTCCGCGCTGCGCGGACAGAATACGGGTGATATCATCGACAGCATATTCAAATATCTGCCGTACGGACCACAGTATTTTGACGAGGACGTGGTGACAGACCAGCCGATGCGCCAGATCGTAGCAGAGGTTATACGTGAGAAAGCGCTGCATGCATTGGACGAAGAGATACCGCACGGGATCGCGGTCTCCATTGATCTGATGAAGGAACGCAGGAAAGGGAATATCACAGATATTGAAGCGACGATCGTCTGTGAGCGTGAATCGCACAAGGGCATCATCATCGGAAAGCAGGGGGCGATGCTCAAGAAGATCGGTACGAATGCACGTTACGAGATTGAGCAGATGATCGAAGGAAAAGTCAATCTGAAGCTGTGGGTGAAAGTGAAAAAAGACTGGCGTGACAGTGATTTTCTGATGAAGAATTTCGGATACGATAAAAAAGAACGATAG